The following are from one region of the Gloeomargarita lithophora Alchichica-D10 genome:
- a CDS encoding Dps family protein, producing MTTTIVRAFGEMAGNAIGLDLQVTSPICEGMNRLLASFQALYLQYQKHHFVVEGSEFYMLHEYFQDSYEAVAGHTHDLGERLNNLGGIPAASFTQLAALCAFTPEADGVFACRQMIRHDLQAEQAVLTLLRQQAAQAESLGDRATRYLYEQILLKTEERAAHLDHFLTQDSLTVGWN from the coding sequence ATGACCACTACGATTGTGCGTGCATTTGGGGAGATGGCGGGTAATGCCATCGGTTTAGATTTGCAGGTGACCAGCCCGATTTGCGAGGGGATGAACCGCCTGTTGGCGAGTTTCCAAGCCCTTTATTTGCAGTACCAGAAGCATCATTTTGTCGTGGAAGGTTCCGAGTTTTATATGCTCCACGAATACTTCCAGGACAGTTATGAAGCGGTGGCGGGGCACACCCACGATTTGGGCGAACGGCTGAACAATTTGGGGGGCATCCCGGCGGCCAGTTTTACCCAGTTGGCGGCGTTGTGTGCCTTTACCCCGGAAGCGGACGGGGTGTTTGCCTGCCGTCAGATGATTCGCCATGATTTGCAGGCGGAGCAGGCGGTGCTTACCCTTTTGCGGCAACAGGCGGCGCAGGCGGAGAGTTTGGGCGACCGGGCGACCCGTTATTTGTATGAACAAATCCTCCTAAAAACCGAGGAACGGGCGGCGCATCTGGATCATTTCCTGACCCAGGACAGCCTGACCGTGGGCTGGAACTAA